One window of Catonella massiliensis genomic DNA carries:
- a CDS encoding MATE family efflux transporter yields the protein MKENMKEQLLTKRPIDLLFQLSIPAVIGMIVIGLYPLMDGIFAGKIIGQTAMTACGVAMPLTFFNSGISTLLGVGSASVLSRAIGKGDQKTVDKIMGNLIFWVILFSAIITVGGILLAPHFLDMVGATGEIKAYGIRYLRVIFIGSLFVNFTQSANMVMRGEGLMKKAMLIMGFGALLNIILDPILMTVMGEYAIEGAALATITAQFVQAAVTLHYFLKKSKVVEIHKIQSDAEIKKEMFSVGSSAMMMQLLFMIQQTMLYKMAFKYGGDTNGILMAASLRVYAFSFIPLWGMSQGLQPVVGTNFGAKQFDRVRQGMKVFSIGGLSLAAIFWLPSLLFSSQILSLFGVEAGIIAQGVGNFRLFYSVFILYGVMVMTITFFQSIGNGKKAGTIVMLRQLFLFVPAMIFLPMVFGIKAVWFTQPLVDFIMITVGILMMLSELNKMGKDKA from the coding sequence ATGAAAGAAAACATGAAAGAACAACTGTTAACCAAAAGACCGATAGACTTACTCTTTCAGCTATCTATTCCAGCGGTAATCGGAATGATAGTCATCGGTTTATATCCTCTCATGGACGGGATTTTTGCGGGTAAAATTATAGGACAAACAGCAATGACCGCTTGTGGTGTCGCAATGCCTCTCACCTTTTTTAACAGCGGTATTTCAACCTTGCTTGGTGTAGGTTCTGCGTCTGTCCTATCAAGAGCAATTGGAAAAGGAGACCAGAAAACCGTAGATAAAATCATGGGTAATCTAATCTTTTGGGTGATTTTGTTTTCAGCGATCATCACAGTTGGAGGAATCCTTCTTGCACCACACTTTTTAGATATGGTAGGTGCGACAGGTGAAATCAAAGCCTATGGAATCAGATACCTTAGAGTAATTTTCATCGGTTCTCTATTTGTGAACTTTACACAGTCTGCCAACATGGTAATGCGTGGAGAAGGACTGATGAAAAAAGCCATGCTGATTATGGGATTTGGTGCTTTGCTTAATATCATCCTTGATCCGATACTAATGACCGTTATGGGTGAATATGCCATTGAAGGTGCTGCACTTGCAACGATCACAGCACAGTTTGTTCAAGCTGCTGTAACATTACATTATTTCTTGAAAAAGAGTAAGGTCGTTGAAATTCATAAGATACAATCTGATGCGGAAATTAAAAAAGAAATGTTTTCTGTCGGTTCATCCGCTATGATGATGCAGCTCCTATTTATGATACAGCAGACCATGCTTTATAAAATGGCATTTAAATATGGTGGAGATACGAACGGAATTTTGATGGCAGCATCGCTTCGTGTATATGCCTTTTCCTTTATTCCGCTTTGGGGAATGAGTCAGGGGCTGCAACCTGTGGTTGGTACAAACTTCGGAGCAAAACAGTTTGATAGAGTAAGACAAGGTATGAAGGTATTTTCTATTGGAGGACTTAGCCTTGCAGCAATCTTTTGGCTTCCATCTTTACTGTTTTCAAGTCAGATCCTTTCCTTGTTCGGCGTAGAGGCAGGCATTATTGCACAGGGAGTAGGAAACTTCAGATTGTTCTATTCTGTATTTATCTTGTATGGCGTGATGGTTATGACGATTACATTCTTCCAATCAATCGGAAATGGAAAGAAAGCCGGAACTATTGTTATGCTTAGACAGTTATTCTTATTTGTTCCTGCAATGATCTTTTTGCCAATGGTATTTGGAATAAAAGCAGTATGGTTCACACAACCACTGGTAGATTTCATTATGATTACTGTTGGAATACTTATGATGCTTAGTGAACTTAATAAAATGGGGAAAGACAAAGCATAA
- a CDS encoding ABC transporter ATP-binding protein: MIEFKNVSFTYDSVDRNAGIYNVNLKIDDGEVIVFCGESGCGKTTISRLINGLIPGYYTGTLEGEVIVRDYKISQNPIDELSRYVGSVFQNPRTQFFNVDSTSEIALACENFEVPREEICTRIGKVTQELNIRNLLDRNLFSMSGGEKQKIACASAAVMEPEIYVLDEPSSNLDIGTIEMLKAIINKWKEKKATIIIAEHRLRYLIDIADKFIYMKDGQIHTIFTNEEFKRLSNDILNNMGLRSINPVNFKDLKNFIKVDSKINIKNFEFSYNKTPFLNIKNTLLPQNAIIAVLGSNGSGKSTFSKCLCGVEEKAKGVLEIETDTYSTRERLRKCFMVMQDVNHQLFTESVKEEILLSIEDNENEEQMVKEICKKLNLMEFLDCHPMSLSGGQKQRVAIASAIASNREILVLDEPTSGLDFKNMKEVSNEMIRLKESGKTIFIITHDPELVACCCDYYMFLENGKVKWHGVMNEENLKLIEKFFYQKSECL, from the coding sequence ATGATCGAGTTTAAAAATGTGTCATTTACTTATGACAGTGTTGATAGAAATGCAGGAATTTATAATGTAAACTTAAAGATCGACGATGGAGAAGTGATTGTGTTTTGTGGTGAATCCGGTTGTGGAAAAACTACTATAAGTCGATTGATTAATGGACTTATTCCCGGATATTATACGGGAACATTGGAGGGAGAAGTTATAGTAAGGGATTATAAAATTTCACAAAATCCAATTGATGAATTGAGCAGATATGTAGGATCAGTATTTCAAAATCCAAGAACACAGTTTTTTAATGTAGATTCTACAAGTGAAATTGCACTTGCTTGTGAAAATTTTGAAGTTCCACGAGAAGAAATATGTACGAGAATTGGAAAGGTAACACAAGAATTAAACATAAGAAATTTACTTGATAGAAATTTGTTTTCAATGTCAGGCGGTGAAAAGCAAAAAATTGCTTGTGCTTCAGCGGCTGTTATGGAGCCTGAAATATATGTATTAGATGAACCGTCTTCTAATTTAGATATTGGAACGATAGAAATGTTAAAAGCTATTATAAACAAATGGAAAGAAAAAAAGGCAACTATAATTATTGCTGAACATAGATTACGGTATTTAATAGATATTGCAGATAAATTCATTTATATGAAAGATGGACAGATACACACTATATTCACGAATGAAGAATTTAAAAGATTATCTAATGATATTTTAAACAATATGGGGCTTAGAAGTATAAATCCTGTTAATTTTAAAGATCTTAAGAACTTTATTAAGGTTGACAGCAAAATAAATATTAAGAATTTTGAGTTTAGCTATAACAAGACTCCGTTTCTTAATATTAAAAACACCTTATTACCTCAGAATGCTATTATTGCTGTTTTAGGTTCTAACGGTTCAGGGAAGTCAACATTTTCAAAATGTTTATGTGGAGTTGAAGAAAAAGCAAAAGGAGTTTTAGAGATAGAAACGGATACTTACTCTACGAGAGAAAGACTAAGAAAGTGTTTTATGGTGATGCAAGATGTCAATCACCAACTATTTACGGAGTCAGTTAAAGAAGAAATTCTATTGAGTATTGAAGATAATGAGAATGAAGAACAAATGGTAAAAGAGATATGCAAAAAACTTAACTTGATGGAATTTTTGGATTGTCACCCAATGTCTTTATCAGGAGGTCAAAAACAGAGAGTGGCGATCGCAAGTGCTATTGCTTCTAATAGAGAGATTCTGGTTTTAGATGAACCTACAAGCGGTCTTGATTTTAAAAATATGAAAGAAGTTTCAAACGAAATGATAAGGCTCAAAGAGTCCGGCAAAACTATTTTCATTATTACCCACGATCCTGAATTAGTAGCTTGTTGTTGTGATTATTATATGTTTTTAGAGAATGGAAAAGTAAAGTGGCATGGTGTTATGAATGAAGAAAATTTAAAACTAATTGAAAAATTTTTTTATCAAAAAAGTGAATGCCTATAA
- a CDS encoding energy-coupling factor transporter transmembrane component T, translating to MEEYEVYRPNEPKGFYLDPRTKILFMIFITTIMSVGYKDIVISLISAIVAIMLLLSNKQFRIAFIYGGLFALALIAHFTKDMYTFPTLINTISVLLNALILRLFPIFMLGYYIVMSTKTSEFIAAMVKWKIPNAFIIPTAVVFRFIPTLKEEHSSIKIAMKMRGIHFKNKRAWKNPGLYLEYVTIPLIMSIAKIGDELSAAAISRGLGGLRKRTSVVKVCFTIYDALILCISITLIGLFLYRRG from the coding sequence ATGGAAGAGTATGAGGTATATAGACCTAATGAGCCGAAGGGTTTTTATTTAGATCCTCGTACTAAAATTCTCTTTATGATATTTATCACAACCATAATGTCTGTCGGATATAAGGATATTGTGATTAGCCTTATATCCGCCATTGTGGCGATAATGTTGCTGTTATCTAATAAGCAGTTTAGAATTGCTTTTATTTATGGGGGGTTGTTTGCTTTGGCTTTGATAGCACACTTTACAAAAGATATGTACACCTTCCCTACTCTTATAAATACCATTTCCGTTTTGTTGAATGCTTTAATTTTGAGGCTATTTCCGATTTTTATGTTGGGTTATTATATTGTAATGTCTACAAAGACAAGTGAGTTTATAGCAGCTATGGTAAAGTGGAAAATTCCAAATGCATTTATTATTCCAACAGCAGTTGTTTTCAGGTTTATTCCAACTTTAAAGGAAGAACATAGTTCAATTAAAATTGCTATGAAAATGAGAGGAATTCATTTTAAAAACAAAAGAGCATGGAAAAATCCCGGCTTGTACTTGGAATATGTAACAATCCCTTTAATTATGTCTATTGCTAAAATAGGGGATGAATTATCAGCAGCTGCAATAAGTAGAGGATTGGGAGGTTTAAGAAAAAGAACCAGTGTAGTCAAAGTATGTTTTACTATATATGATGCACTTATTTTATGTATTTCAATCACTCTTATAGGGTTATTTTTGTATAGGAGGGGATAA
- a CDS encoding IS110 family RNA-guided transposase, whose protein sequence is MNIKGTKKKNQVVTANIFEQQELLKKSEVIKENLTASTWRELETNGKFDKNKKLSFISDDMLILGCDVGSETHYVRAIDTRGRELSKSAYSFNNDYEGFQSAKEWAVKIAAEHDKSQIVLGLEPTGHYWFCLATWMIANGISVVQVNPYAVKQTKEVEDNSQLKDDRKDPKLIANLVKDGNFGMPYLPEKIYAELRRLSMFRDQLNEDRIRTINRMHREMKIYFPEYKEALGKVDGAFSLELLKEAPFPDELTALGEEGIRQIWHAAKLRGRGYSRAREILQYAKASVGIKDGSIASKAAVKWFVQKIMELDVELAVIENQINQKCQEIPHTGNVLEISGIGENTLSGILAEMGDISRFDDVKEIQKLSGLGLVACSSGKHKGETKISHRGRKRLRYWLFQAAKSAVAHAEEFKELHMYYTTRADNPLKKMQSLIVIACKLLRIIYTILNTGTKYAPKKMLMDIRRPENKEAIVA, encoded by the coding sequence ATGAATATTAAAGGCACAAAGAAAAAAAATCAAGTAGTAACAGCAAATATTTTTGAACAGCAGGAACTTTTGAAAAAATCGGAGGTGATTAAGGAAAATCTCACAGCTTCAACCTGGCGTGAGTTGGAAACCAATGGTAAGTTCGATAAAAATAAAAAACTCTCTTTTATCAGCGATGACATGCTTATCTTGGGATGTGATGTAGGCAGCGAAACGCACTATGTGAGAGCAATTGATACCAGAGGACGGGAACTCAGTAAGTCCGCATATTCTTTCAACAATGATTATGAGGGATTCCAGAGTGCAAAAGAATGGGCAGTAAAGATAGCTGCTGAACATGATAAGAGTCAGATAGTACTTGGCTTAGAGCCGACCGGTCACTACTGGTTCTGCCTTGCTACCTGGATGATTGCAAATGGAATCAGTGTTGTTCAGGTAAACCCTTATGCTGTTAAGCAGACAAAGGAGGTTGAAGATAACAGCCAGCTGAAGGATGACAGGAAGGATCCAAAACTGATAGCAAATCTTGTCAAGGATGGCAACTTTGGTATGCCATATCTTCCAGAAAAAATCTATGCTGAACTTCGTAGGTTATCCATGTTCAGAGACCAACTGAATGAAGACAGAATTCGAACAATCAACCGGATGCACAGGGAGATGAAGATATATTTCCCGGAGTATAAGGAAGCATTGGGAAAAGTCGATGGAGCATTTAGCCTTGAACTGCTGAAAGAGGCACCATTTCCGGATGAACTGACCGCACTTGGAGAAGAAGGGATAAGACAGATTTGGCATGCTGCTAAACTTAGAGGACGCGGGTACAGCAGAGCCAGAGAAATCTTACAGTACGCAAAAGCAAGTGTTGGGATTAAGGATGGATCTATTGCAAGCAAGGCAGCTGTAAAGTGGTTCGTGCAGAAAATCATGGAACTGGATGTTGAACTTGCTGTTATAGAGAACCAGATCAACCAGAAATGTCAGGAGATACCGCATACAGGTAACGTTCTGGAGATATCTGGGATTGGAGAAAATACACTTTCCGGTATTCTTGCAGAGATGGGAGATATTTCAAGATTTGATGATGTTAAGGAAATACAGAAATTAAGCGGATTAGGCCTTGTGGCATGCAGTTCAGGAAAGCATAAGGGAGAAACCAAAATCAGCCACAGGGGACGTAAACGACTAAGGTATTGGTTGTTCCAGGCAGCAAAGTCAGCAGTGGCCCATGCAGAGGAATTCAAAGAACTCCATATGTATTATACGACACGAGCCGATAATCCGTTGAAAAAGATGCAGTCATTGATTGTGATAGCCTGCAAGCTTCTGAGGATTATCTATACGATTCTGAATACTGGTACGAAATATGCTCCGAAGAAGATGTTGATGGACATCAGACGTCCGGAAAATAAGGAAGCTATTGTAGCGTAA